Part of the Diprion similis isolate iyDipSimi1 chromosome 4, iyDipSimi1.1, whole genome shotgun sequence genome is shown below.
ACTCATGAAGCGTTACATTACACGTATTAACAACACGTGTTTTGGTTAACTTCAATTCGTCAACTGTCATTAGTACAGATAAACCCTGACTCAAGATTTCCACTCCTATCATAATGTCGTGACATAAGTATCAATCAAGTAAAACATGAAACGTATTTCAATAGTAACATCGTCAATGTTTACAGTTGACAAAATTTGCAAAGTGCTATTAACGCTTGCTTGCCCAAAACCAGTCATAGTAACgacattatttattaatcgTTTTCCACGAATTTTGCAAGAAATTGACTCCTTGATAAGAGAACACTAAGATCCTGAGtcataatgaaatgaaaatcgctCACCGGCTTGTTGTAAAACTCTAGCAGGCGTGTTAATTTTACACATATCTACACGGCGCTCCATAACTTTACCATTGCCATCCTTCCTTTGCAACTTTCTCAAGACAACGCAAAGCAAAATGACCCATCTTCAGTTTGACTCTCCATCCCATAATTTTCCTCCCTTGATCGACACATTGATGCTTTGTGGCccattttttcacattgaaaACATTTGACTTCAAGAGAAAATGGCGTGAGCTTGAATCGTTTGTTGGCCGTGAAAGCGAGACGTTGGACACGTGACTCAAAACGTGCAATATGCGCCAATATTGTTGATGATGCTATCTCTTCAGTGGTCAAGTTTTTCCACTGATTCATTAATGAATTCATCAACGATGCAGCATAAGACGCAATACACTCACCTTCTTTAGGTTTATTGCTGgtaaaatttatcaacaaGACAGCAGGAGTTTCCGGACAATCATACCTTGATACGAACAATTCTTTAAATTCGCTCCACGTTATCCCGGTATATGATACTTGCGACAGCCATGCTTAGACCTGTCCCCTCATGGCACGATTCAGCTCAATCATTAAAGGTGCACCTTGCAATGGTTGATCAGCCATTCAAATATTAGCGGTCGTTATCCATGATCTCGCGTTCACTTCTGGTTTATCAGGATCAAACTCCGGTAGAcgcacattattattattattcaccgaAGGAGTTTTCATCACTTGTAATGAcgcaaaaaaattacgattctGATGTTCAAGAAGTAATCGCCACTTTTATTCGTTATGTTTACTCGTTACTTGTGGGTTAACAGATCCGCATCCCACTTCTGATGTCGAGGAAGAGCCTCGGAAAGGCGGTGAAGACGAAAAATGATCTTCCTGATTTAAGTTACTCAGCTTCAAGCGTAACGATTCCGACACGTCTGGTCAACTCTCTCGTTTCCCCGTGACTGTCGATTTCGTTCAAGCGTAGTTATCAACAACCCATTTGTTTGTTACTAAGGTCCATCGCTATGCTATATTCATAGCTTAGCAAAATAACGCTTGACGCTTGATATGACAGACTCATCAAGAGTTCAAgttcttatttattaatttcaatgtgaTAAATAAACAAGGATTTATCAAAGAATACATCAACACGTATTTGAAATACTCCGACATATAGATTGTGACGAGGTTTTTCGCCGCTCTTGTTCACCCGGAGAAGTTCCCAAGAGTTAACCTGGTGCACAATGATTCGGCAACCCGCGATGCACTCTGCAGCTTACCAaagctatcgcgaaattttgttgggtgcctggcgtgataaacacgcctcgaatctttaccttcgcaattcctcggctatccttctctatgccaggtagctcagtaccgcggagaggggggtgggtagttttgcggagagaaagaacggacactcgacacgatacagaatttaacaaaatagaataaaataatatattcaaagaaaaattcgaagcgatacaaaacaaaaggaaaaagaaacagatactcaattcgcctcccgcgattccacaaacaaaatagaaagaaaatcaaatcttaactaaaccttaaatctacgtgcgctagtcgcgttcctcgtctcaacgggatcaacaaaacaaaaatcaaaatacagaaaatcgacaacgatacgaacacgctactcgtgatcgtccttcccttaattataaatatcggcgctattcgccaaaccctaacagaattatcgcgctaatcgcaaaacataccctacaagtactcgacagtaattcttacttaacaacttaaatcgaagcgattaatcgcgacgcatccgaaacttcactatcttccgaaacaaatcaaacaaggaaactagaaataataacccagCCAAACAGAGCGCTCACACTTAGCGATACGCGACCTACACGAGAGGTGACACTTTCTGAACACGCAAACGCGACTTGACCCTGTGCAGCGGAATTTGGGCTGCTCGCAATtaacgaaacgaatgactctactcaacatgtacaatagccaaaattgactcgatatgttatcgcaaaaaaacaaaatcaagctCCGGCCACCAACCAAGGAAAtcggcaaacgaatttcgagtattGTTTGACGCAACTCAACATAACCAACCGTTACCCGGTGCGCCGACCTAAGCCGTTCTCGAAATTTGTCCGCAAAGAAGCGATAGCGCTTACCGCAATGAATCCAGACCAGAAAAATCTCCGTCACGATAATTGGACAATGGTTCCGTCTTCCGCGAATCCCAAAATTTTAACACCAATCGCTCAACTCTCTCAATAACCCAAAAAAAACtatctttacaaaattttcgcagccTTCGCTAGATTCAGCACCAGGACGCAAGTGTCCTGCTCCGTCATACCGAGCCAAGAATTCAAACCGAGGCGTTGTCGTTTCCGAAATTTGACGAATCTTATTGGGTATCGAATTACGCGTCTCTTAAATTCTAGCTTATCGCTAACGTCGGTTTCCGCTGTCACGGCTCGCAGATTGGTCGTTGGACTCTCCGGTGTTCAGTCCTTGTCAGTGGCGTAGAGGCAGCACGATCGTTGGCATGATGGTGTATCGCGAGGAAGGCAGGCTACGGTTCGCTGGCCAACAGCGGGAATCTCGTCCGCCTTGGTTTCCCTCGCGGCAGAGCTCGGCGTTGGCGCTCCCTCCGTAGCCTCGTGTGAGACCCTTCGCTCGCGGTGTATCCTCCGTTGAGGTCTCTCTTTACGGCCGGTTCCACACTTTCGAATTCGTCGTCTATCTCCCTGGTTGGTGTCGCAAatactcaaaacaaaattaaacaaaaagacCCTGTGATGTACTcaggtgaaataataattaatataatacgaATCACATTCAGTCAGGGTTTATTGATGCTCATAGTTTACAGGTCGAACTAAGACTGAGGTCACTTATACCTAGGATGAGAGAACGAGTAAATTCGTAGCTATTCATGAGTTCCAATCGTACCAATATAATACATTACAGACCTTCCCGTCTAAATTAAAaacgtatataaaatttaactgttaattttttttttaactagcTATATTCACAAATTTATCTTGCTTACGGGCTTACTcactctcttctctctttgaTTCACATTTAAATCAAGATCTTTCTTAAGATACGTTTTGCGAACATTTTTTGCTGCAGTCCTATTAGATTTAATGTTATTTGAAACACAACCAGGATGTCGCTTGTCTAAATTCTCTTTAACtaccttttctttctcttgcaAGTCAACAGTCGTTGCTCCTTCTACAATACTCGGGTTTGTCAgttcaacttttttattattactatcaggCAAATTTCCTTTCTCTAAATCCTCCAATCGTCTTCTCATCTCTCCTTCTTCATAAACAATTTCTTCCAACTGTCTCTCATAAAATCTACCCGTTTTAAGTAATTGATCAACATGCCTTTTCCACAAAACATCTTCAACATTTTCTGGCTTACAAATATAGGTTCTATCACCTAATTTACTTGTTATACAAGCTTTCCTCCACACTGGTTTATGCGGGTTTCTATAATCTCTAGCATAAACAATCTCACCCACTTCAAACAAAACTTCTCTCTTGccgtgaaaatattgaacttgtttttctctcattttatttacagttttcatatttaaaaaGGTCAATCTAGTCTTAACATTACGTCCTAACATTAATTTTGCAGGTGTTTCACCAGTTGTCGAATGTGGTATATTCCTATAACTAAATAAATACCGACTAATTAGGGTCGATAActtaatcgatttatttttattttccaacaaaGCTCTTTTGATACCTCTTTTGAATGAACCAACAGCATTTTCTGCTAACCCATTTGTTGACGGATGGTATGGCGCTGATGTTTCATGAGCTATAAAATtacttttgcaaaaattattaaactccTCAGAAGTAAGTTGCAGACCGTTATCAGAAATGATTAACCCGGGTAAACCAAATCTCGCAAAACActctttcaatttctcaatAGTATTtgttgaagtttttttattgatttcaaaaatttctggccatTTAGAATAAGCATCTATAACCAGTAAAAATTCCTTGCCTTCAAACGGACCAAGAAAATCAAtatgaattctttcaaaaggAAACGTGGCTTCACGAAACTTGATTAATGCAGCTTTCCCTGGTGCCTTAGCAAACGACATACAAGCACTACAATTTTTAGCGTACGTCTCGATGTCTTTGTCTAAATTAGGCCACCAGAAATACTGTCTGGCTAATGCCTTCATTTTTACAATACCCATATGAGTACTATGAATCTCTTCAAGCAATATggatcgtaatttttctggcACTATGACTCTGTAACCCCACATAACGATACCATCTTCCAAACTTATTTCATTAGCTCGAACAACAAAGGGTTTGAATTCTTCACTAGTACAATCAGGCCAACCATCCCTGGTATACAAATAAACCTTGCTTAAAATTCTATCACGCCTTAATTCTTTCTTTATCTCATCAGCTGAAACAGGTACTCGATCTTctaccaaaaaatgaaaataatctcCCACATCTACTTGACCTTGCTGAACTTGCAATGGAAGTCGAGACAATCCGTCTGCACCACCATTGCACTCTCCTTTCAcgtattgaaatttataattgaaaccACTCAAAAATAAAGCCCAGCGCTGCAAACGCCCCGCAGCCAATTGTGGTATTCCCTTATTCTCACCAAAAAGTGCCTGCAATGGCTTGTGATCTGAACACAAAATGAACTCGTTACCTAATAAATATTGGTAAAACTTGTTCACGGCCCAATAAATTGCTAACGCTTCACGATGAATAACAGAATAATTCTTTTCAGCTGAACGCAAAACTCGAGATGCATAACTGATAGGCTTTTCAGAACCATCAGGTAGAATGTGTAACAAAACCGCGCCTATTCCAACCTTAGATGCGTCACAAACTAACTTAATTTCTAAGCTTGGGTTAAAATGTATCAAAAATCTTTCAGATGACATTTCCTTTTTAATTTGTCGAAAagctttttcacatttttccgACCAGTCAAAAACTTGAGTCTTCAACAACTCATATAGTGGAGCTAAAatctctgaaattttcggtaCAAATTTAGCATAATAATTAACCATGCCAACAAAAGCCTTCACTTCTTGCACATCAGCTGGTCTACCTACATTAACAATTGCTGCCACTTTTTCAGGGTCTCTTTTCAatctatttttatcaattatatgACCCAGATACTTAATTTCTGATAGCATAAACGAGCATttcttaaaattcaatttaaaccCTGCGTCCGATAATCGCTTAAAAACTTCTTTCAAATTTGCCAGATGATCTTTTTTATCTGTCCCAGTAACTACAATGTCatctaaaaaattgataacacCTTTAGCCCCCAATAACactttttccattattttttggaaaatagcACAAGCTGGTTTAACACCAAAGGGTAATCGGTTAACATAATAAATTCCTCTATGCGTCGACCAAGCCAGAAGCTCTTTCGAGTCCTCCGTTAATTCCAGCTGATTATA
Proteins encoded:
- the LOC124405580 gene encoding uncharacterized protein K02A2.6-like → MSSEDKRKLEAEQAKWLQQQTLLEQKQVEQENLKTQLQKWQDQLKQQHQQLMAQQEQLNIRQQQVEERWRNSTVLESSQVQSPNTVQAVSTPSVSFFSTIGSLSEFSIGEDWELYEERLNQYFVANSVPEDRKVAVLITLIGQEAYKVLKNLCDPCLPSTKPYSELCDILNKQFAPRVSVFKERIEFYHLTQSEFEKVNEWYARIKSKAITCKFGSLLDDKIKDKFVTGLKRGPVLDRVCELESTATLNTILEAARNKEATLTTAAKSSSLELHKIYSNNSRSIPKKVVQYNKDIKKKSASQTHEGQSSELKCRYCGGVKHSFARCKYKSYRCKNCKKVGHLSKVCKEKRSDNNFIEINENCLEEVYDMLRINSDVELIEPEMVEILIEGTPIMMEIDSGAGRSVIPERFYKEFFSHCILEETTVKLRMYDGTVMLPIGQIVVKLCNNGTEAKGSLVVVKDGCRPLMGRDLMKVLGFYIASINAVEEDKEVKALLDQYSGLFESKLGKYEFEKVQVKLKDKVKPIFIKPRAVPLALKKKLDNELDKLEAQGVITLKSNGSWGTPLVPILKSEGNIRLCADYKITVNPSVEDVKHPLPRIEELFAALSGGEKFTKLDLTAAYNQLELTEDSKELLAWSTHRGIYYVNRLPFGVKPACAIFQKIMEKVLLGAKGVINFLDDIVVTGTDKKDHLANLKEVFKRLSDAGFKLNFKKCSFMLSEIKYLGHIIDKNRLKRDPEKVAAIVNVGRPADVQEVKAFVGMVNYYAKFVPKISEILAPLYELLKTQVFDWSEKCEKAFRQIKKEMSSERFLIHFNPSLEIKLVCDASKVGIGAVLLHILPDGSEKPISYASRVLRSAEKNYSVIHREALAIYWAVNKFYQYLLGNEFILCSDHKPLQALFGENKGIPQLAAGRLQRWALFLSGFNYKFQYVKGECNGGADGLSRLPLQVQQGQVDVGDYFHFLVEDRVPVSADEIKKELRRDRILSKVYLYTRDGWPDCTSEEFKPFVVRANEISLEDGIVMWGYRVIVPEKLRSILLEEIHSTHMGIVKMKALARQYFWWPNLDKDIETYAKNCSACMSFAKAPGKAALIKFREATFPFERIHIDFLGPFEGKEFLLVIDAYSKWPEIFEINKKTSTNTIEKLKECFARFGLPGLIISDNGLQLTSEEFNNFCKSNFIAHETSAPYHPSTNGLAENAVGSFKRGIKRALLENKNKSIKLSTLISRYLFSYRNIPHSTTGETPAKLMLGRNVKTRLTFLNMKTPENVEDVLWKRHVDQLLKTGRFYERQLEEIVYEEGEMRRRLEDLEKGNLPDSNNKKVELTNPSIVEGATTVDLQEKEKVVKENLDKRHPGCVSNNIKSNRTAAKNVRKTYLKKDLDLNVNQREKRLNFIYVFNLDGKGDRRRIRKCGTGRKERPQRRIHRERRVSHEATEGAPTPSSAARETKADEIPAVGQRTVACLPRDTPSCQRSCCLYATDKD